A genome region from Macaca nemestrina isolate mMacNem1 chromosome 20, mMacNem.hap1, whole genome shotgun sequence includes the following:
- the LOC105466362 gene encoding bestrophin-2a, with protein MTVTYTARVANARFGGFSQLLLLWRGSIYKLLWRELLCFLGFYMALSAAYRFVLTEGQKRYFEKLVIYCDQYASLIPVSFVLGFYVTLVVNRWWSQYLCMPLPDALMCVVAGTVQGRDDRGRLYRRTLMRYAGLSAVLILRSVSTAVFKRFPTIDHVVEAGFMTREERKKFENLNSSYNKYWVPCVWFSNLAAQARREGRIRDNSALKLLLEELNVFRGKCGMLFHYDWISVPLVYTQVVTIALYSYFLACLIGRQFLDPAQGYKDHDLDLCVPIFTLLQFFFYAGWLKVAEQLINPFGEDDDDFETNFLIDRNFQVSMLAVDEMYDDLAVLEKDLYWDAAEARAPYTAATVFQLRQPSFQGSTFDITLAKEDMQFQRLDGLDGPMGEAPGDFLQRLLPAGAGMAAGGPLGRRLSFLLRKNSWVSEASTGASCSCAVVPEGAAPECSCGDPLLDPGLPEPEPPPPAGPEPVALIPGPVEPFSIVTMPGSRGPAPPWLPSPIGEEEENLA; from the exons ATGACCGTCACCTACACAGCCCGAGTGGCGAATGCCCGCTTCGGTGGCTTctcccagctgctgctgctgtggcgTGGGAGCATCTACAAACTCCTGTGGCGAGAGCTGCTCTGCTTCCTCGGGTTCTACATGGCGCTGAGTGCTGCCTACCG CTTTGTGCTGACCGAAGGGCAGAAGCGCTACTTCGAGAAGCTTGTCATTTACTGTGACCAGTATGCCAGCCTCATCCCTGTCTCCTTCGTGCTTG GCTTCTATGTGACGCTGGTGGTGAACCGCTGGTGGAGCCAGTACCTATGCATGCCGCTGCCCGACGCGCTCAtgtgcgtggtggcgggcaccgtGCAGGGACGCGACGACCGCGGCCGCCTCTACCGGCGTACACTCATGCGCTACGCAGGGCTCTCGGCCGTGCTCATCCTGCGCTCTGTCAGCACCGCGGTGTTCAAGCGCTTTCCCACCATAGACCACGTGGTGGAGGCTG GGTTTATGACCCGCGAGGAGCGCAAGAAGTTCGAAAACCTGAACTCGTCCTACAACAAGTACTGGGTCCCCTGCGTCTGGTTCTCCAACCTGGCGGCGCAGGCGCGGCGCGAGGGCCGCATCCGCGACAACAGCGCCCTTAAGCTGCTGCTCGAG GAGCTGAATGTGTTTCGGGGCAAATGTGGAATGCTCTTTCACTATGACTGGATTAGCGTACCCCTTGTCTACACGCAG GTGGTGACCATCGCACTGTACAGCTACTTCCTGGCTTGCCTCATTGGTCGCCAGTTCCTGGACCCGGCTCAGGGTTACAAAGACCATGACCTAGACCTGTGTGTGCCCATCTTCACCCTCTTGCAGTTCTTCTTCTACGCTGGCTGGCTCAAG gTAGCTGAGCAGCTCATCAACCCCTTCGGAGAGGACGACGATGACTTTGAGACCAACTTTCTGATCGATCGAAACTTCCAG GTGTCCATGCTGGCAGTGGACGAGATGTATGATGACCTGGCTGTGCTGGAGAAGGACTTGTACTGGGATGCGGCGGAGGCTCGCGCCCCTTACACAGCAGCTACTGTCTTCCAGCTGCGGCAACCTTCCTTCCAGGGCTCCACCTTCGACATCAC GCTGGCCAAAGAAGACATGCAGTTCCAGCGGCTGGACGGCTTGGATGGGCCGATGGGCGAGGCGCCCGGCGACTTCCTGCAGCGCCTCCTGCCGGCGGGCGCGGGCATGGCCGCGGGAGGTCCCCTGGGCCGGCGCCTGTCCTTTCTACTCCGCAAGAACAGCTGGGTGTCGGAGGCGTCTACCGGGGCCAGCTGCTCATGCGCGGTTGTCCCCGAAGGCGCGGCCCCGGAGTGCAGCTGCGGGGACCCGCTGCTCGATCCTGGCCTGCCGGAGCCCGAGCCTCCGCCCCCTGCGGGTCCTGAACCGGTTGCCCTCATCCCTGGGCCTGTCGAGCCCTTCAGCATCGTGACCATGCCTGGATCCCGGGGTCCGGCGCCACCCTGGCTGCCCAGCCCTATTGGCGAGGAGGAGGAGAATCTGGCCTAA